Proteins from a genomic interval of Tenacibaculum sp. SZ-18:
- the dinB gene encoding DNA polymerase IV has product MDLQPPFRKIIHIDMDAFYASVEQLDNPDLRGKPVAVGGSEIRGVVSAASYEARKFGVRSAMSGVLAKRKCPHIIFVKPRFDRYKEISTKIREIFHDYTDLVEPLSLDEAYLDVTENKFGNPSASLIAQEIRDRIWQELQLRASAGISINKFIAKVASDINKPNGQKTIKPNEVLSFLEELSVGKFYGVGKVTASKMHNHGIFTGADLKKRSLEDLVSLFGKSGKHYYHIVRGIHNSEVKPNRVRKSIAAERTFNENLSSEIFMLKKLEFIAEELERRMTRTQTKGKTVTLKIKYSDFTQQTRSKTVDSYLQKKEEFYPLIKDLLMQERLKNSVRLLGISLSNLDTEKKEPVWIQLSFDF; this is encoded by the coding sequence ATGGATTTACAACCTCCTTTTCGTAAAATTATTCATATTGATATGGATGCTTTTTATGCGTCTGTTGAACAATTGGATAATCCTGATTTGAGAGGAAAACCTGTTGCTGTTGGTGGAAGTGAAATTCGGGGAGTAGTATCAGCAGCAAGTTATGAAGCAAGAAAATTTGGGGTTCGTTCTGCAATGAGCGGCGTTTTGGCTAAAAGGAAATGTCCTCATATCATTTTTGTAAAACCAAGATTTGATCGGTACAAAGAGATTTCAACTAAGATTCGTGAGATATTTCATGATTACACTGATTTGGTTGAACCGTTATCTCTTGATGAGGCTTATTTAGATGTTACCGAAAATAAGTTCGGAAATCCATCTGCTAGTTTAATTGCACAAGAAATTAGAGATAGAATTTGGCAGGAGCTTCAGTTAAGAGCTTCAGCTGGTATTTCAATTAATAAGTTTATCGCGAAAGTAGCTTCGGATATTAATAAACCTAACGGTCAGAAAACTATTAAACCGAATGAAGTTCTCTCTTTTTTAGAAGAGCTATCTGTTGGGAAGTTTTATGGTGTAGGAAAAGTGACTGCTTCTAAAATGCACAATCATGGTATTTTCACTGGTGCTGATTTAAAGAAACGATCTTTGGAAGATTTGGTTTCCTTATTCGGAAAGTCGGGGAAACATTATTATCATATTGTTCGAGGAATACATAATAGTGAGGTAAAGCCAAATAGAGTTCGAAAATCAATTGCAGCAGAAAGAACATTCAATGAAAATTTATCTTCTGAGATTTTTATGTTGAAGAAATTGGAGTTTATTGCAGAAGAGTTAGAACGAAGAATGACGCGTACTCAAACTAAAGGTAAAACAGTTACTTTAAAGATTAAATATAGCGATTTTACGCAACAAACTCGAAGTAAAACAGTAGATAGTTATTTGCAGAAAAAAGAAGAGTTTTATCCGTTAATTAAAGATTTACTAATGCAAGAACGATTAAAAAATTCTGTGAGACTACTAGGTATTTCTTTGAGTAATTTAGATACGGAGAAAAAAGAGCCAGTTTGGATACAGTTAAGCTTCGATTTTTAA
- a CDS encoding aspartate-semialdehyde dehydrogenase, which translates to MRIAVVGATGMVGKVMLQVLKERNFKYSELYLVASERSVGKKIDFGGNTYSVIGLQDAVNIKPDIALFSAGGSTSLEWAPKFAAVGTTVIDNSSAWRMNPDNKLIVPEINADKLTENDKIIANPNCSTIQMVLALAPLHSKYNIKRLVISTYQSITGTGVKAVKQLENEVNGVDGEKAYPHPIHKNALPHCDVFEEAGYTKEELKLTRETHKILNDASIGITATAVRIPVVGGHSESVNIEFEDDFELSEVRTLLSETPGVVVQDNIENNEYPMPLNAHGKDEVFVGRIRRDLSQPNSLNLWIVSDNLRKGAATNAIQIAEHLVSKNLIKSPTLSR; encoded by the coding sequence ATGAGAATAGCTGTAGTAGGAGCGACTGGAATGGTAGGTAAGGTAATGTTACAAGTATTAAAAGAGCGTAACTTTAAATATAGCGAACTGTACTTAGTAGCTTCTGAACGTTCGGTGGGTAAAAAAATTGATTTTGGCGGAAATACATATTCAGTAATTGGTTTACAAGATGCAGTTAATATAAAACCAGATATCGCTTTATTTTCAGCTGGAGGAAGTACTTCTTTAGAGTGGGCACCGAAATTTGCTGCAGTTGGAACTACTGTAATTGATAATTCATCTGCTTGGAGAATGAACCCTGACAATAAGTTAATTGTACCAGAAATTAATGCTGATAAATTAACTGAAAATGATAAAATTATTGCGAACCCAAACTGTTCCACTATTCAAATGGTTTTAGCACTAGCGCCTTTACATTCAAAATATAATATAAAGAGATTGGTTATCTCAACTTATCAATCAATTACAGGGACAGGGGTTAAAGCTGTAAAACAATTAGAGAATGAAGTAAATGGAGTTGATGGAGAAAAGGCATACCCTCATCCTATTCATAAAAATGCTTTACCCCATTGCGATGTTTTTGAGGAAGCAGGATACACTAAAGAAGAGCTAAAATTAACTCGTGAAACCCACAAAATACTTAATGACGCGAGTATTGGTATTACTGCAACTGCTGTAAGAATTCCTGTAGTTGGAGGGCATTCTGAATCTGTAAATATTGAGTTTGAAGATGATTTCGAATTATCAGAAGTAAGAACATTATTATCCGAAACCCCAGGTGTTGTGGTCCAGGACAATATTGAAAACAACGAATACCCAATGCCACTAAATGCTCATGGTAAAGATGAAGTTTTTGTCGGTCGTATTCGTAGGGATTTATCTCAACCGAATTCATTAAATTTATGGATTGTATCAGATAACCTTAGAAAAGGAGCTGCGACCAATGCAATTCAAATTGCGGAACATTTAGTATCAAAGAATTTAATTAAAAGTCCTACCTTATCAAGGTAA
- a CDS encoding M16 family metallopeptidase — MKKTILTLTAVAALFSASAQQVAFEEYDLNNGMHVILHEDNSAPVVVTSVMYHVGAKDEQPDRTGMAHFFEHLLFEGTKNIKKGDWFKIVSSNGGRNNANTTDDRTYYYEIFPSNNLELGLWMESERLLHPIIKQDGVDTQNEVVKEEKRLRVDNQPYSRFLENVKKNIFKKHPYKGTTIGKMEHLDAATLEEFLAFNKKFYTPNNATLVVAGDINVKKAKKLIKEYFGRIPRGEDIERKFPKEDPITSQMNAKAYDPNIQIPAIMQAYRTPSMKTKDSRILDMISTHLSTGKSSVLYKKLVDTKKMALQAGAINLSQEDYGTYILFALPLGKTSLEDLSKEMDAEIVKLQNELISERDFQKLQNQFENRFVNSNSSVEGIANSLARYNVLYGDTNLINTEIDIYRSITREDIRNVAKKYLNPNQRLVMEYLPEQKK; from the coding sequence ATGAAAAAAACCATTTTAACGCTTACTGCAGTTGCTGCTCTTTTTTCCGCAAGTGCACAACAGGTAGCTTTTGAAGAGTATGACTTAAATAATGGAATGCATGTTATTTTACATGAAGACAACTCTGCTCCGGTAGTAGTTACTTCGGTAATGTATCATGTAGGTGCTAAAGATGAACAACCGGACAGAACAGGAATGGCTCACTTTTTCGAGCATTTACTTTTTGAAGGTACAAAGAACATCAAAAAAGGAGATTGGTTTAAAATTGTTTCTTCAAATGGGGGTAGAAACAATGCCAATACTACTGATGACAGAACATATTACTACGAAATTTTTCCATCAAACAACTTAGAATTAGGTTTATGGATGGAATCTGAGCGTTTATTACACCCAATTATTAAACAAGATGGTGTAGACACGCAAAATGAAGTAGTGAAGGAAGAAAAACGATTACGTGTAGATAATCAACCTTATTCTCGCTTTTTAGAAAACGTAAAGAAAAATATTTTCAAAAAGCACCCATATAAAGGAACTACTATTGGAAAAATGGAACACTTAGATGCTGCAACTTTAGAAGAGTTTTTAGCATTCAACAAGAAGTTCTATACTCCTAATAATGCAACTTTAGTTGTTGCCGGAGACATCAATGTAAAAAAAGCTAAAAAATTAATCAAAGAGTACTTCGGAAGAATTCCAAGAGGAGAAGATATCGAAAGAAAATTCCCTAAGGAAGATCCAATTACTTCTCAAATGAATGCCAAAGCTTACGATCCAAACATTCAGATCCCTGCAATTATGCAAGCTTATAGAACTCCTTCAATGAAAACTAAGGATTCTAGGATTTTAGATATGATTTCTACACATTTAAGTACTGGTAAAAGTTCTGTATTATACAAGAAGCTTGTTGATACTAAAAAAATGGCTTTACAGGCCGGAGCTATTAATTTAAGCCAAGAAGATTACGGAACATATATTTTATTTGCTTTACCGTTAGGTAAAACATCGTTAGAAGACTTAAGCAAAGAAATGGATGCTGAAATCGTAAAACTCCAAAATGAATTAATTTCTGAAAGAGACTTCCAAAAATTACAAAACCAATTTGAGAACCGATTCGTAAACTCTAACTCAAGTGTTGAAGGAATTGCCAACTCTTTAGCACGTTATAACGTTCTATATGGAGATACTAATCTTATCAATACTGAAATTGACATTTACAGATCTATTACTAGAGAAGATATTAGAAATGTAGCAAAGAAATATTTAAATCCTAATCAAAGATTAGTGATGGAATATTTACCAGAACAGAAGAAATAA
- a CDS encoding sensor histidine kinase — MILLVLLASILIASVTIYQYHEQTKDYNELRFKRKENATRHNIDIELKRKTTYPVTTENIAKIFQDRIYEIADVHKLTISVFDMNGNPLKSSIPYDFEKVKELPLSVDIINELANKSNHRVFKELVIEKLLVSYTYLHDLRHKRIGIIELKMVQNNEEQKKELREFMSRLLLVYVLMFIAAIALAYFLSSYITRSIQTISNKIKETGLNKQNEKITLNAASSEINSLVESYNNMIDQLEDSAVKLAQSEREQAWREMAKQVAHEIKNPLTPMRLTVQSFQRKFNPTDTNIKEKVAEYSETLIQQIDVMSSIASAFSDFAKMPTQRKENIEVVDVVKHALDIFNEEYIYYIPEESQIYAFLDKTQLIRIITNLVKNAIQSMKESETNPKIEVKVFSQEENVLITVSDNGKGIIDENKKLIFEPKFTTKTSGMGLGLPMIKNIIEAYNGTITFSSTYGIGTVFTVTLPKT; from the coding sequence ATGATATTATTGGTACTATTAGCATCAATATTAATTGCTAGTGTTACTATATACCAATATCATGAACAAACAAAAGACTATAATGAGCTTCGTTTTAAAAGAAAAGAAAATGCTACTCGCCATAATATTGATATTGAATTAAAACGAAAAACAACTTACCCAGTCACAACAGAAAACATAGCAAAAATTTTTCAGGATAGAATTTACGAGATTGCAGATGTTCATAAGCTTACAATTTCTGTTTTTGATATGAACGGTAATCCGTTAAAGTCATCAATTCCTTACGATTTCGAAAAGGTAAAAGAACTTCCACTCTCCGTAGATATTATTAATGAACTGGCTAACAAATCGAATCATAGAGTTTTTAAAGAACTAGTTATTGAAAAGTTATTAGTGTCATATACCTACTTACACGACTTAAGACATAAAAGAATTGGTATAATTGAATTAAAAATGGTTCAAAATAATGAAGAACAAAAGAAAGAACTTCGTGAATTTATGAGTCGTCTTTTGTTGGTGTACGTTCTTATGTTTATTGCAGCGATTGCTCTAGCTTACTTTTTATCGAGCTATATTACAAGATCAATTCAAACTATTTCTAATAAAATAAAAGAAACTGGTTTAAACAAACAAAACGAAAAAATCACTTTAAATGCTGCTAGTTCTGAGATTAATTCACTAGTAGAATCATATAATAATATGATTGATCAGTTGGAAGATAGTGCCGTAAAACTAGCACAAAGTGAACGTGAACAAGCATGGCGCGAAATGGCAAAGCAGGTAGCGCATGAGATTAAAAACCCATTAACTCCAATGCGTTTAACAGTTCAAAGTTTCCAGCGAAAATTTAATCCAACTGACACCAACATAAAAGAAAAAGTAGCAGAGTATAGTGAAACTTTGATTCAACAAATTGATGTAATGAGCTCAATTGCTTCTGCATTTTCAGACTTTGCCAAAATGCCAACACAACGTAAAGAAAATATTGAAGTCGTAGATGTTGTGAAACATGCATTGGATATTTTTAACGAAGAATATATATATTATATTCCAGAAGAATCTCAAATCTACGCATTTTTAGATAAGACACAACTAATTAGAATTATAACTAACCTTGTGAAAAATGCAATTCAATCCATGAAAGAAAGTGAGACAAACCCTAAAATTGAGGTAAAAGTTTTCTCTCAAGAAGAAAATGTTCTTATCACCGTTTCAGATAACGGAAAAGGAATTATTGACGAAAATAAGAAGTTAATTTTTGAACCAAAATTCACCACAAAAACAAGTGGAATGGGACTTGGATTACCTATGATTAAAAATATCATTGAAGCATATAATGGAACTATAACTTTTTCCTCAACTTATGGTATAGGAACAGTATTTACTGTAACTTTACCAAAAACTTAA
- a CDS encoding LytR/AlgR family response regulator transcription factor, which produces MLKAIIVDDEDKAIKSLSWELSNFNDEVEIVNTFSNPEKALNFIDESTIDCLFLDIEMPTMDGFQFIEKLPRKDFAIIITTAYNEYAIEALKKEAIDYLLKPVDTDDLEKCLKKVTKFNHRISQVDTDEKFEKILFNFNQRLSEKKIIINADGKLIFLKPEEIVCVESDGNYSSIHTTDSKKIVVTKKLKEVNGLLPEDMFFRIHNSYIINLNKVKEYYKTDGYVILEMNHKIPVSRQKKTEFLDKF; this is translated from the coding sequence ATGCTTAAGGCGATAATAGTTGACGATGAAGATAAAGCTATTAAAAGCTTGTCTTGGGAGCTTTCTAACTTTAATGATGAAGTAGAAATTGTGAATACCTTTTCAAATCCAGAAAAGGCATTAAACTTCATAGATGAATCAACTATAGATTGTTTGTTTCTTGATATTGAAATGCCAACTATGGATGGTTTTCAATTTATAGAGAAACTACCTAGAAAAGATTTTGCCATTATCATTACAACGGCTTATAATGAATATGCCATTGAGGCCTTAAAAAAAGAAGCAATTGACTATTTATTAAAGCCTGTTGATACCGACGACTTAGAAAAATGTTTAAAAAAGGTCACAAAATTCAATCATAGAATTTCACAAGTCGATACAGATGAAAAATTTGAAAAAATTCTTTTCAATTTTAATCAAAGACTTTCAGAGAAAAAAATAATCATAAACGCAGATGGAAAATTAATCTTCCTAAAACCAGAAGAAATTGTCTGTGTAGAATCTGATGGGAATTATAGTTCAATACACACCACAGACTCAAAAAAAATTGTTGTAACTAAAAAACTCAAAGAGGTTAATGGATTGTTACCTGAGGATATGTTTTTTAGAATTCACAATTCCTATATAATCAACTTAAATAAAGTTAAAGAGTATTATAAAACAGATGGATATGTTATCCTAGAAATGAACCATAAGATTCCTGTTTCTAGACAGAAAAAAACAGAGTTCCTCGATAAATTTTAA
- a CDS encoding enoyl-CoA hydratase/isomerase family protein → MNFENILVVLEDNLAKVTINRPKKLNALNKSTIEELHKAFKSLEENEDVKVILLTGSGEKAFVAGADISEFAHFSINEGGKLAAKGQELLFDFIENLSTPVIAMVNGFALGGGLELAMSCHFRIASDNAKMGLPETSLGVIPGYGGTQRLPQLIGKGKAMELIMTAGMISAEEAKNYRLVNYVVPQNELGELGQQLARKIIKNSSVAIGKAIKAVNDGFKDGTNGFESEIEQFGACFGTEDFKEGTTAFLEKRKANFPNK, encoded by the coding sequence ATGAACTTTGAAAACATACTTGTTGTATTAGAAGATAATCTAGCAAAGGTTACTATTAACAGACCTAAAAAGCTAAATGCCTTAAATAAAAGTACCATTGAAGAATTACACAAAGCCTTTAAAAGTCTTGAAGAGAATGAGGATGTTAAAGTTATTTTATTAACCGGAAGTGGAGAAAAAGCTTTTGTTGCTGGTGCAGATATTTCTGAATTTGCTCATTTTTCAATAAATGAAGGAGGAAAGTTAGCCGCTAAAGGACAAGAATTATTATTCGATTTCATTGAAAACCTTTCTACTCCAGTTATCGCAATGGTGAACGGATTTGCCCTAGGTGGTGGGTTAGAGCTAGCAATGTCTTGCCACTTTAGAATTGCCTCAGATAATGCAAAAATGGGATTACCCGAAACTTCTTTAGGAGTAATTCCTGGTTACGGAGGAACTCAAAGATTACCTCAATTAATCGGTAAGGGAAAAGCCATGGAATTAATCATGACTGCTGGAATGATTTCTGCCGAGGAAGCTAAAAACTACAGATTAGTAAACTATGTAGTTCCACAAAATGAATTAGGTGAATTAGGTCAACAATTAGCGAGGAAAATAATCAAAAATTCATCCGTCGCTATTGGTAAAGCTATAAAAGCTGTAAATGATGGTTTTAAAGACGGAACAAACGGTTTTGAATCTGAAATTGAACAATTCGGTGCTTGTTTCGGAACAGAGGATTTTAAAGAAGGTACAACTGCTTTCTTGGAAAAGAGAAAAGCAAATTTTCCTAATAAATAA
- a CDS encoding HD domain-containing protein, with protein sequence MNTSQIIQNTIDFVKQTLRNAEGGHDYFHIERVYKNSLTIAENEKRADLLIVSLGALLHDIADSKFHNGDETVGPKVASKFLMSQNVDSKTIEHVKNIIENISFKGGNFKQEFKSIELDIVQDADRLDAIGAIGIARCFNYGGFKNRALYDPEIEPNLNMTKEEYKKSDAPTINHFYEKLLLLKDKMNTDTGRRLAIERHKFMELFLNQFLNEWNAKN encoded by the coding sequence ATGAACACATCTCAAATTATCCAAAACACAATTGACTTCGTAAAACAAACATTGAGAAATGCAGAAGGAGGTCATGACTATTTTCATATAGAAAGAGTATACAAAAATTCTTTGACTATTGCTGAAAACGAGAAAAGAGCTGACTTACTAATTGTTTCTTTAGGAGCGTTACTTCATGATATTGCTGATAGCAAATTTCATAACGGCGATGAAACTGTAGGCCCTAAAGTTGCTAGTAAATTTTTAATGTCGCAAAATGTTGACTCTAAAACTATTGAACATGTGAAAAATATAATTGAAAATATTTCTTTTAAAGGAGGGAATTTCAAGCAAGAATTTAAATCAATTGAACTGGATATTGTACAAGATGCTGACAGATTAGATGCTATTGGTGCCATTGGAATTGCTCGATGTTTCAATTATGGTGGGTTTAAAAATAGAGCTTTATACGACCCTGAAATAGAACCGAATTTAAATATGACTAAAGAGGAATATAAAAAGTCTGATGCACCAACAATCAATCACTTCTATGAAAAGTTACTTCTATTAAAAGATAAAATGAATACAGATACTGGGAGAAGGCTTGCAATTGAAAGACATAAGTTCATGGAGTTATTCTTAAATCAGTTTTTAAACGAATGGAATGCAAAAAATTAA
- the trhO gene encoding oxygen-dependent tRNA uridine(34) hydroxylase TrhO — protein MQLYNKLSAEERATLIDEAGKDRLTISFYQYYKIENPQIFRDKLFIEWNTLDVLGRTYVSYEGINAQISVPADNFLALKEQLDSISFLKDIRLNVAVEQNNKSFLKLKIKVRNKIVADGLNDDTFDVTNKGVHLSAKEFNEMLANPNTVCVDMRNHYESEIGHFKGAVTPDVDTFRDSLDIIEEDLKEHKEDKNLLMYCTGGIRCEKASAYYKHKGFKNVFQLEGGIIEYTRQVKEEGIENKFIGKNFVFDHRRAERISDDVVSNCHQCGKPCDTHTNCANEGCHLLFIQCDECAEKMENTCSAECQEIIHLPYEEQKALRKGKHASNKIFKKGRSEKLKFQKGNTCNA, from the coding sequence ATGCAACTGTACAACAAGTTAAGCGCAGAAGAGCGCGCTACATTAATTGATGAGGCGGGAAAAGATCGTCTCACTATTTCATTCTATCAATACTACAAGATAGAAAATCCACAAATCTTTAGAGATAAATTATTTATTGAATGGAACACGCTTGATGTTCTTGGAAGGACCTATGTTTCTTATGAAGGAATCAATGCTCAAATTTCTGTTCCAGCTGATAATTTTTTAGCGTTAAAAGAGCAACTAGATAGTATTTCTTTCCTTAAAGATATACGTTTGAATGTCGCTGTAGAGCAAAATAATAAGTCTTTTCTTAAGCTTAAAATTAAAGTGAGAAATAAAATCGTTGCGGATGGTTTAAATGATGATACATTTGATGTAACAAACAAAGGAGTTCACTTATCAGCTAAAGAGTTCAATGAAATGCTAGCAAATCCAAATACGGTTTGTGTTGATATGCGTAATCATTATGAAAGCGAAATAGGTCATTTTAAAGGAGCTGTAACACCTGATGTTGATACATTTAGAGATTCTTTAGATATTATCGAAGAGGATTTAAAAGAACATAAGGAAGATAAGAATCTTTTAATGTACTGTACTGGAGGGATCCGTTGTGAAAAAGCGTCAGCTTACTACAAGCATAAAGGATTTAAAAATGTATTCCAACTTGAAGGAGGAATTATTGAATATACACGTCAGGTTAAGGAGGAAGGAATTGAAAATAAATTTATTGGAAAGAATTTTGTATTTGATCATAGAAGAGCTGAAAGAATCTCTGATGATGTAGTTTCTAATTGTCATCAGTGCGGGAAACCTTGTGATACGCATACAAATTGTGCAAATGAAGGTTGTCATTTATTATTTATTCAATGTGATGAATGTGCTGAAAAAATGGAGAATACTTGTTCAGCAGAATGTCAAGAAATAATTCATTTACCTTATGAAGAGCAGAAAGCTTTGCGAAAAGGTAAACATGCAAGTAATAAAATCTTCAAGAAAGGACGATCTGAAAAGTTAAAGTTTCAAAAAGGGAACACATGTAATGCATAA
- a CDS encoding tetratricopeptide repeat-containing sensor histidine kinase, with translation MEKIFKEKNKNYFEVDSILSTYNNKEFSDKNRNLRFLELSLKNGYLIGQIAIRNNIGRILRREANYDQSIKYHKKALELAQKIGHPEVEAFTLNLLGSCYRRDDDVRNALNCHQTALTISKRIKDNTLNNKKNISISINSIGNIYLSLQQYNLALNEFEKSLDISKELDNKIGIAINYENIGFAQENLLLFDDAIKNYEESLKVNEELNSIRGKIICYNNLSSVYRKKGSFSKALQFIEDIYPIAAEYNSNYYLARTLSNYGGALLKNNNLDEAELKLKEALKVAKKYNIKKSEIISTGFLADLYEQQDKYDLALEYYKKSVKVEKNAIGKKNISYVNNLISKHDLQSKINEIAYLETQSEIESLQFYRNRNILIITLITIALLSIALYSIYRQRLLNNDRKILLLEQQALQTQMNPHFIFNALNSIKLYIINNEQKQAVYYLNKFSKLIRNILDVSKIKEVSLKEELATMDLYMSIENIRFSNEINYQVDINPDMNTDTIKVPPLILQPFIENALWHGLSSKKSDKQIKLTANKVSDTVVEVNIIDNGIGRNAAAKIKEGKSLKRKSVGIDLTKERLKTFSEDYDDEFSLTYHDLTNENGSPAGTKVSLKFPIA, from the coding sequence ATGGAAAAGATTTTTAAAGAGAAAAATAAAAATTACTTCGAGGTCGATTCCATTCTTTCAACTTACAATAATAAAGAGTTTAGTGACAAAAACCGTAACTTAAGATTCTTAGAGTTAAGTTTAAAAAACGGTTATTTAATTGGTCAAATTGCAATACGTAATAACATTGGGAGAATATTACGACGTGAAGCAAACTATGATCAATCTATTAAGTATCATAAAAAAGCTTTAGAATTAGCCCAAAAAATAGGTCACCCAGAAGTTGAAGCTTTCACACTTAACTTATTAGGGTCTTGTTATCGTAGAGATGATGATGTACGCAATGCATTAAACTGTCATCAAACTGCGCTTACCATTTCCAAAAGAATAAAGGATAATACTTTAAACAATAAAAAGAATATTAGTATTTCCATTAATAGCATAGGAAATATTTACTTATCACTTCAGCAATATAATTTAGCTTTAAATGAATTTGAAAAGTCATTAGATATTTCAAAAGAACTGGACAATAAAATAGGAATAGCTATTAACTACGAAAATATAGGTTTTGCACAAGAAAATCTTCTATTGTTTGATGACGCTATCAAGAATTATGAAGAATCACTTAAAGTAAATGAAGAACTAAATTCTATTAGAGGAAAAATAATTTGCTACAATAACTTAAGTAGTGTTTATAGAAAAAAAGGCAGTTTCAGTAAGGCGTTACAATTCATAGAAGACATCTATCCAATTGCGGCAGAATACAATAGCAACTACTATTTAGCGAGAACTCTAAGTAATTACGGTGGCGCCTTATTAAAGAATAATAATCTTGATGAAGCGGAACTCAAACTAAAAGAAGCATTAAAAGTTGCAAAAAAATATAACATTAAAAAAAGTGAAATTATTAGCACAGGGTTTTTAGCCGACTTATACGAACAACAAGATAAATATGATTTAGCCCTTGAATACTATAAAAAATCAGTTAAAGTAGAAAAAAACGCTATCGGTAAGAAAAACATTTCTTACGTTAATAACTTAATTTCTAAACACGACTTACAATCAAAGATTAATGAGATTGCATATTTAGAAACACAATCTGAAATTGAATCTTTACAATTTTATCGAAACAGAAATATTTTAATTATCACATTAATTACCATCGCCTTATTAAGTATAGCTCTTTATTCTATTTATCGCCAGCGCTTATTAAACAATGACCGTAAAATATTACTTCTTGAGCAACAAGCATTACAGACACAAATGAACCCTCATTTTATTTTTAATGCCTTAAACTCTATCAAACTTTACATAATCAACAACGAACAGAAGCAGGCTGTTTATTACCTGAATAAATTCTCTAAACTTATACGTAATATTCTTGATGTTTCAAAAATTAAGGAGGTCAGTTTAAAAGAAGAATTAGCTACAATGGATTTGTATATGAGTATCGAAAATATTCGTTTCTCAAATGAGATCAACTATCAAGTTGATATTAACCCTGATATGAATACAGATACTATTAAAGTTCCACCTCTTATCCTTCAACCATTCATAGAAAATGCTTTATGGCACGGACTTTCCTCTAAAAAAAGCGACAAACAAATAAAATTAACTGCTAATAAAGTTTCCGATACTGTTGTTGAAGTAAATATAATCGATAACGGAATTGGTAGAAATGCAGCTGCAAAAATCAAGGAAGGAAAATCATTAAAACGTAAGTCCGTTGGTATTGATTTAACTAAAGAAAGATTAAAAACTTTTTCCGAAGATTATGACGATGAGTTTTCACTAACATATCACGATTTAACGAATGAAAATGGTTCTCCGGCGGGAACCAAAGTTTCTTTAAAGTTTCCTATTGCTTAA
- the rpmA gene encoding 50S ribosomal protein L27 — MAHKKGVGSSKNGRESESKRLGVKIFGGQAAIAGNIIVRQRGTQHYPGENVYMGKDHTLHAKVDGVVQFRKKRDNKSYVSIVPFEA, encoded by the coding sequence ATGGCTCATAAAAAAGGTGTCGGTAGTTCGAAAAACGGTCGTGAATCGGAATCGAAACGATTAGGAGTTAAAATTTTTGGAGGACAAGCTGCAATCGCAGGTAATATTATTGTTCGTCAAAGAGGAACACAACATTATCCTGGTGAGAATGTATACATGGGTAAAGATCATACTTTACACGCTAAAGTTGACGGTGTTGTACAGTTCCGAAAAAAGAGAGATAACAAATCATACGTTTCAATAGTTCCATTCGAGGCATAA
- the rplU gene encoding 50S ribosomal protein L21, with protein sequence MYAIVEIAGQQFKVAKDQKVYVHRLPEAEGSKVTFDKVMLIEDKGNVTVGAPAIEGAGVTAKILGHLKGDKVIVFKKKRRKGYKKKNGHRQYLSEIQIESIAASGTKAAKKAEPKKAETKKEAPAVEAKAESKDLSSMTVAELKALAKERGITGYTSLKKAELIEALS encoded by the coding sequence ATGTACGCAATCGTAGAGATAGCAGGGCAGCAATTTAAAGTAGCAAAAGACCAAAAAGTTTACGTTCACCGTTTACCAGAGGCAGAAGGATCTAAAGTGACTTTTGATAAGGTAATGTTAATTGAAGATAAAGGTAATGTAACTGTTGGCGCCCCAGCTATAGAAGGTGCAGGAGTAACTGCAAAGATCTTAGGTCATTTAAAAGGAGACAAAGTAATCGTTTTCAAGAAGAAAAGGAGAAAAGGTTACAAAAAGAAAAATGGTCACCGTCAGTACTTAAGTGAAATCCAGATCGAAAGCATCGCTGCTTCAGGTACAAAAGCTGCTAAGAAAGCAGAGCCGAAAAAAGCAGAAACAAAGAAAGAAGCTCCGGCTGTAGAAGCAAAAGCTGAATCTAAAGATTTAAGTTCAATGACAGTTGCTGAATTAAAGGCTTTAGCTAAAGAAAGAGGTATTACAGGATACACTTCTTTAAAGAAAGCTGAATTAATAGAAGCTTTAAGTTAA